A genomic segment from Candidatus Viadribacter manganicus encodes:
- a CDS encoding pyridoxal phosphate-dependent aminotransferase, with protein MTNQVSEALKRVKPSATMAMSAKARALKAAGRDCIALSQGEPDFDTPENIKEAAIRAMREGKTKYTDVDGIPELKDAIVGKFKRENGLEYTRAQVNVSPGGKPVLFNAMMATLNPGDEVIIPAPYWVSYPDMAIMCGGAPVFIDTTIEDGFKIQPEALAKAITPHTKWLLLNSPSNPSGAAYTRAELKALAAVLIDYPHVLILTDDMYEHLTYGNFEFTTIAQVEPRLYERTLTMNGVSKAYSMTGWRIGYAGGPQWLIKAMANVMGQTTSNPCSISQWAAVEALNGTQDFIPKNKKLFEERRDLVVSMLNQAQGLKCPTPEGAFYVYPSCAGLIGKKTPSGKVIENDEAFAIELLEAEAVALVHGGAFGLSPNFRISYATSNQCLEEACARIQRFCASLS; from the coding sequence ATGACAAATCAAGTCTCTGAAGCGCTGAAGCGCGTGAAGCCCTCCGCCACGATGGCGATGAGCGCCAAGGCGCGCGCGCTAAAAGCCGCAGGCCGCGATTGCATTGCGCTTTCGCAAGGTGAGCCGGACTTCGATACGCCGGAAAACATCAAGGAGGCCGCGATCCGCGCGATGCGCGAAGGCAAGACCAAATACACCGACGTCGACGGCATTCCTGAGCTGAAGGACGCGATTGTCGGCAAGTTCAAGCGCGAGAATGGCCTCGAGTACACGCGCGCGCAGGTCAATGTCTCGCCGGGCGGCAAACCGGTGCTGTTCAACGCGATGATGGCGACGCTCAATCCGGGCGACGAGGTGATCATCCCGGCGCCTTATTGGGTGAGCTATCCGGACATGGCCATCATGTGCGGTGGCGCGCCGGTGTTCATCGACACCACCATTGAAGACGGATTCAAGATTCAGCCAGAGGCGCTGGCGAAGGCGATCACGCCGCACACCAAGTGGCTGTTGCTCAACTCTCCGTCGAACCCTTCGGGCGCCGCTTACACGCGCGCGGAGCTGAAAGCGCTGGCGGCAGTGCTGATCGATTATCCGCACGTGCTCATCCTCACCGATGACATGTACGAGCATCTGACCTACGGCAATTTCGAGTTCACCACGATCGCGCAAGTCGAGCCGCGCCTCTACGAGCGCACGCTGACCATGAACGGCGTCTCGAAAGCCTATTCGATGACCGGCTGGCGCATCGGCTATGCTGGAGGCCCGCAATGGTTGATCAAAGCCATGGCGAACGTCATGGGGCAAACGACATCTAATCCGTGCTCGATCTCGCAATGGGCGGCTGTTGAGGCTTTGAACGGCACGCAAGACTTCATCCCAAAGAACAAGAAACTCTTTGAAGAGCGCCGCGATCTCGTCGTCTCGATGTTGAATCAGGCGCAGGGCTTGAAGTGCCCGACGCCGGAAGGTGCGTTCTACGTCTATCCGTCTTGCGCTGGACTGATCGGCAAAAAGACGCCAAGCGGCAAGGTGATCGAGAACGATGAAGCGTTCGCGATCGAGCTTCTGGAAGCGGAAGCTGTGGCGCTCGTCCATGGTGGCGCGTTCGGCCTTTCGCCGAACTTTCGCATTTCATACGCGACGTCGAACCAGTGCCTGGAAGAAGCTTGCGCGCGCATTCAGCGCTTCTGCGCGAGCCTTTCCTAG
- a CDS encoding saccharopine dehydrogenase family protein yields the protein MSAQEFDVVIYGATGFTGKLVAEHLMRVYGAEGELRWAMAGRDEEKLKVVRNDIGASYKLPIIIAGAHDSNALDALAHRTRVVITTVGPYQRYGEGLLAACAKAGADYVDLCGEPNWMADMIAKYDKVAKESGARIVFSCGFDSIPFDCGVWFLQREAQARFGQPLRDVRGRVRKMKGTFSGGTMASMLATFEAMKVDPSLASRMTDPFVLSPERLAPQPNGDTVTEDTDINSWAAPFVMASINTKNVHRSNALAKYPYGKDFTYSEMMMTGGGAKGKQRAKSLQSSSNMQRTLLGFAPTRMLLTQFVLPKPGQGPNLEQRENGMFDVLYVGTTADGRSLRASVCGDKDPGYGSTSKMISEAALTLKDTSRQTTPGGVWTPAAAMGDALIARLQEKAGLTFKLEN from the coding sequence ATGAGCGCACAGGAATTCGACGTCGTCATTTACGGCGCAACGGGCTTTACCGGAAAACTGGTCGCCGAGCACCTGATGCGTGTTTACGGCGCGGAAGGCGAGCTGCGCTGGGCCATGGCCGGGCGCGACGAAGAGAAACTCAAGGTCGTCCGCAATGATATTGGCGCATCCTACAAACTGCCGATCATCATCGCCGGCGCGCATGACTCCAACGCACTGGATGCGCTCGCGCATCGCACGCGCGTGGTGATCACCACCGTCGGTCCCTACCAGCGCTATGGTGAAGGTCTGTTAGCGGCGTGCGCCAAGGCCGGCGCCGACTATGTCGATCTTTGCGGCGAGCCAAACTGGATGGCCGACATGATCGCCAAGTATGACAAGGTCGCCAAGGAGAGCGGCGCGCGTATCGTGTTCTCGTGCGGCTTTGACTCAATCCCGTTCGATTGCGGCGTGTGGTTCTTGCAGCGCGAAGCCCAAGCTCGCTTTGGCCAACCTCTCCGCGATGTGCGCGGACGCGTGCGCAAGATGAAGGGCACGTTCTCGGGCGGCACCATGGCCTCGATGCTGGCGACATTCGAAGCGATGAAGGTCGATCCCTCGCTCGCCTCGCGCATGACCGATCCGTTTGTGCTGTCGCCTGAAAGGCTGGCGCCGCAACCGAACGGCGACACAGTCACAGAGGACACCGATATAAACTCGTGGGCCGCGCCGTTCGTGATGGCGTCGATCAACACGAAGAACGTTCATCGCTCGAACGCGCTGGCGAAATATCCCTACGGCAAAGATTTCACCTACAGCGAAATGATGATGACGGGCGGCGGCGCTAAGGGAAAACAACGCGCCAAGTCGCTGCAAAGCTCATCCAACATGCAACGCACACTGCTCGGCTTTGCGCCAACGCGAATGCTGCTGACGCAATTCGTGCTGCCGAAGCCCGGCCAAGGGCCCAATCTTGAGCAGCGCGAAAACGGCATGTTCGACGTGCTCTATGTCGGCACGACAGCCGACGGCCGCTCACTCCGCGCCAGCGTCTGTGGCGACAAAGATCCCGGCTACGGCTCGACCTCGAAGATGATTTCCGAAGCTGCGCTGACGCTCAAAGACACCAGCCGTCAAACCACGCCGGGCGGCGTCTGGACGCCGGCAGCCGCCATGGGCGATGCGCTCATCGCGCGCCTGCAAGAAAAGGCCGGCCTGACATTTAAGCTCGAGAACTAG
- a CDS encoding DMT family transporter — protein sequence MPPLAIAAAITSAVIHASWNAVLKGGTDRVTDSFLIAVGGLGAGALIILFMGALPQAAWPYVAMTVVIHLVYWFCLFKGYDAGDMSHVYTLSRGMAPMLVAMGAALTASEIPPPFKLLGIAGVSIGVFTVGASPKAPLKATLWAAAIGLCIASYSLVDALGSRAAGNAVIFLGWSMALMSVPMAAFAFWRRGVSRLLRDAAVAPWRGIGIGIVSFAGYGLVLWAQTFAPIAQVTALRETSVVWGALIAFLFLHERLGLRRWLGAAIVAVGAGLIAFA from the coding sequence ATGCCGCCGCTCGCCATCGCCGCCGCTATTACTTCAGCCGTGATCCACGCCAGTTGGAACGCTGTGCTGAAGGGCGGGACCGATCGCGTCACGGATTCATTTTTGATCGCGGTGGGCGGTCTCGGCGCGGGCGCGCTGATCATACTTTTCATGGGCGCGTTGCCGCAAGCGGCCTGGCCCTATGTGGCGATGACGGTCGTCATCCATCTTGTCTATTGGTTTTGCCTCTTCAAAGGCTACGACGCTGGCGATATGAGCCATGTCTACACGCTCTCGCGCGGCATGGCGCCGATGCTGGTGGCGATGGGGGCGGCGCTGACGGCCAGTGAGATTCCGCCGCCGTTCAAGCTCCTCGGCATTGCCGGTGTGTCGATCGGGGTGTTCACGGTCGGCGCGAGCCCTAAGGCGCCGCTGAAGGCGACGCTGTGGGCCGCTGCAATCGGGCTCTGTATCGCGTCCTATTCGTTGGTCGATGCGCTTGGCTCGCGCGCTGCCGGCAATGCGGTGATCTTCCTGGGCTGGTCGATGGCGCTGATGTCGGTTCCGATGGCGGCCTTTGCGTTCTGGCGGCGGGGTGTGTCGCGTTTGCTGAGGGACGCCGCGGTCGCGCCTTGGCGCGGCATCGGCATCGGTATCGTGAGCTTCGCCGGGTACGGCCTTGTGCTGTGGGCGCAAACGTTTGCGCCGATCGCACAGGTCACCGCTTTGCGCGAAACCTCCGTCGTTTGGGGTGCGCTGATCGCGTTTTTATTTCTGCACGAACGGCTTGGTCTTCGCCGCTGGCTGGGCGCGGCCATTGTCGCGGTAGGCGCTGGCTTGATCGCGTTCGCTTGA
- a CDS encoding dihydroneopterin aldolase produces MSKFAAMADLQILRIDDAKALVRVGVPEPERATPQEVRISVTMALSDPPDFPAHDRIGATVDYDHIIGFIRGGLGEPAHLIETLADRVAGHCLSLSRRAVWVEVTVKKPSVLLGDGLVAVTIRREA; encoded by the coding sequence TTGAGTAAGTTTGCGGCGATGGCCGATCTTCAGATCCTACGCATCGATGACGCTAAAGCACTGGTTCGTGTCGGCGTTCCCGAGCCCGAGCGCGCGACGCCGCAGGAGGTGCGGATTTCGGTGACGATGGCGCTTTCGGATCCACCGGATTTTCCAGCGCACGATCGCATTGGCGCAACCGTCGATTACGATCACATCATCGGCTTCATCCGCGGCGGTCTTGGCGAGCCCGCGCACTTGATCGAGACGTTGGCCGATCGCGTCGCGGGGCACTGTTTATCGCTCTCGCGCCGCGCCGTGTGGGTGGAAGTGACGGTGAAAAAGCCGTCAGTGCTTTTGGGCGATGGCCTGGTGGCCGTAACGATCCGGCGCGAGGCCTAA
- a CDS encoding SDR family oxidoreductase, protein MSGLVLVTGAGRRVGAGIALRLARDGWTIGVHFNGSRDGAQSVASEIRVNGGKAELFSADLTDQSAIDAMAARLAQRGDWVGVVNSAASFTPDSITDFSLDAAQAQVRLNLLAPVYLARKLREQIGSRRGFVTNISDQKVLNQNPDFLSYTLAKTGLAHATGALAMALAPNIRVNCIAAGLMLVSGDQQNFKDVHNNNLTRIGTRVEDVADAVAYLANGENITGALIPVDGGQHLVPSARDVMFD, encoded by the coding sequence GTGAGCGGATTGGTTCTCGTCACCGGCGCGGGGCGGCGCGTGGGCGCCGGCATCGCGCTGCGCTTGGCGCGCGACGGCTGGACCATCGGGGTACACTTCAACGGCTCGCGCGATGGCGCACAGAGCGTCGCGAGCGAAATTCGCGTCAATGGCGGAAAAGCCGAGCTGTTCAGCGCCGATCTGACGGATCAAAGCGCTATCGACGCGATGGCTGCGAGGCTCGCCCAGCGCGGAGACTGGGTGGGGGTCGTCAATTCCGCCGCGAGCTTCACGCCGGACAGCATCACAGACTTCTCACTCGACGCCGCCCAAGCGCAAGTGCGCCTAAATCTGCTTGCGCCCGTCTATCTGGCGCGAAAACTGCGCGAACAGATCGGCTCCCGGCGCGGCTTCGTGACCAATATATCGGATCAAAAGGTCCTCAACCAAAACCCGGACTTCCTGTCCTACACACTCGCGAAGACGGGCCTTGCACATGCGACCGGCGCGCTGGCGATGGCGTTAGCTCCGAATATTCGCGTCAATTGCATCGCGGCCGGCCTGATGTTGGTCAGCGGCGATCAACAAAATTTCAAAGACGTGCACAACAACAACCTGACGCGCATCGGCACGAGGGTTGAGGATGTCGCTGATGCGGTTGCGTATCTGGCGAATGGCGAGAACATCACTGGAGCGCTGATCCCAGTCGATGGAGGCCAACATCTGGTGCCAAGCGCGCGCGATGTAATGTTCGATTAG
- a CDS encoding dihydroneopterin aldolase, translated as MSAAPSTVSIAMRGVELNVRIGEHAWEKIEAQRLHLELTLQFGFHAYNERHGSYVNYDPLRVFLKALEERPHTERIETLARDILFACFELTPAERVELSISKPDIFPEMQGVGLRYDVTRSDFGA; from the coding sequence ATGTCTGCTGCACCGTCCACTGTTTCGATCGCCATGCGCGGCGTCGAACTTAATGTGCGCATCGGCGAGCACGCCTGGGAAAAGATTGAAGCACAGCGCCTGCATCTCGAACTCACGCTGCAATTTGGCTTTCACGCTTACAACGAACGCCACGGCAGTTACGTCAATTACGATCCGCTGCGCGTGTTTTTGAAAGCACTCGAAGAGCGCCCGCACACTGAACGTATTGAGACTTTGGCGCGCGACATTCTTTTTGCATGTTTCGAACTGACGCCGGCAGAACGTGTCGAGCTCTCGATCTCGAAGCCGGATATCTTCCCTGAGATGCAAGGCGTTGGCCTCCGCTACGACGTCACGCGCTCGGATTTCGGCGCGTGA
- a CDS encoding PA0069 family radical SAM protein: protein MKTDPLHGRGARTNASGRYERFVREAFDDGWVGEDGAKPLETIVTPELAKTIISTNQSPDISFDQSINPYRGCEHGCIYCYARPNHAYVGLSPGIDFETKLFVKANAVELLEREFSKPSYKPKTIMLGGVTDIYQPIERDYGITRGLLEVMERWRHPVALITKSQLVIRDIDILARLAERGLAKAAISVTSLERRIARTMEPRAAAPHRRIEAIRVLAEAGVPVTVMVAPIVPAINDSEIEAILEECAKAGASAAGYVVLRLPLEIKDLFCEWLQTHFPDRSTRVMALVRQMRNGRDYDPEWGKRQKGEGPYAKLIADRFAAACRRFGLDKPRLALDHTQFRRPLEPGDQNDLFSSE, encoded by the coding sequence GTGAAGACAGATCCCCTGCATGGCCGGGGCGCGCGCACGAATGCAAGCGGCCGATACGAGCGTTTCGTCCGCGAAGCGTTTGACGATGGCTGGGTCGGGGAGGATGGCGCAAAGCCGTTGGAGACCATCGTCACCCCGGAACTCGCCAAGACCATTATCTCGACCAACCAAAGCCCGGACATTTCATTCGATCAGTCGATCAACCCGTACCGGGGATGCGAGCACGGTTGCATCTATTGCTACGCACGACCGAACCACGCTTACGTCGGGCTTTCTCCGGGCATTGATTTTGAAACCAAGCTCTTCGTCAAAGCCAACGCCGTTGAATTGCTTGAGCGCGAATTTTCAAAGCCAAGCTACAAACCGAAAACAATCATGCTCGGCGGCGTCACCGACATCTATCAGCCGATTGAGCGCGACTACGGCATAACGCGCGGCCTGTTGGAAGTGATGGAACGCTGGCGCCATCCGGTTGCGCTGATCACCAAATCTCAGCTGGTTATTCGCGATATCGACATTCTGGCGCGGTTGGCGGAGCGGGGGCTCGCAAAGGCGGCGATTTCCGTAACGAGCTTGGAGCGGCGCATCGCGCGCACAATGGAGCCGCGCGCCGCGGCGCCTCACCGGCGCATCGAAGCGATCCGTGTGCTTGCGGAAGCTGGCGTGCCGGTGACGGTGATGGTCGCGCCGATAGTGCCGGCGATTAACGACAGCGAGATCGAGGCAATCTTGGAAGAATGCGCCAAGGCCGGCGCGAGTGCTGCAGGTTACGTGGTGTTGCGCTTGCCGTTGGAGATCAAGGACCTCTTTTGTGAATGGCTTCAGACGCATTTTCCTGATCGCTCGACGCGGGTGATGGCGCTGGTGCGCCAGATGCGTAATGGCCGCGACTACGATCCCGAGTGGGGCAAGCGCCAAAAAGGCGAGGGGCCGTACGCAAAGCTCATAGCCGACCGCTTCGCGGCAGCATGCCGGCGCTTCGGCTTAGACAAACCTCGATTGGCGCTCGATCACACGCAGTTTCGCCGGCCGTTGGAACCAGGAGATCAGAACGACCTTTTCTCCTCGGAGTAG
- a CDS encoding neutral zinc metallopeptidase gives MRTDGQRRSDNFEDRGRGSGGGMGGGGLPGGALFAILRRIGLRGILIVGLVLAGIYFFAPPSIKNMVFGALFGGVPGQTQTTQGEGTVCDSSAGATQACDFSRVILASTEDVWAQQFQQGRLPRYNNQQADAYQNPTLVIYSGGVGTDGCGSASSDVGPFYCPGDRKLYVDPSFYEVMESRLRAPGDFAQAYVIAHEVGHHVQNLIGATQVQVQGESANQTSVRVELQADCFAGVWGHTARADLAIDEADLREALNAAHAIGDDALGHQNESQFTHGSSAQRMAWFRRGFDSGDARQCDTFNVPAGQL, from the coding sequence ATGCGCACAGATGGCCAACGCCGTTCCGACAATTTCGAAGATCGCGGTCGCGGTAGTGGCGGCGGCATGGGCGGTGGCGGTCTGCCGGGTGGTGCGCTCTTCGCGATTTTGCGGCGCATTGGTCTTCGCGGCATTCTGATTGTCGGCCTCGTTCTAGCCGGCATCTATTTCTTCGCTCCGCCCAGCATCAAAAACATGGTGTTCGGCGCGCTCTTTGGCGGCGTGCCTGGACAGACCCAAACAACCCAAGGCGAAGGCACGGTTTGCGATAGCTCAGCTGGCGCGACCCAAGCTTGCGACTTCTCGCGCGTCATTCTCGCTTCGACGGAAGACGTTTGGGCCCAACAATTCCAACAGGGCCGCCTGCCGCGTTACAACAACCAACAGGCGGACGCTTATCAGAACCCGACTTTGGTGATTTACTCGGGCGGCGTCGGCACGGATGGCTGCGGCAGCGCCAGTTCCGATGTGGGTCCGTTCTACTGCCCTGGCGATCGCAAGCTATATGTCGATCCGAGCTTCTATGAAGTGATGGAAAGCCGCCTGCGCGCGCCGGGCGATTTCGCGCAAGCTTACGTCATCGCCCACGAAGTCGGTCACCACGTGCAGAACCTCATCGGTGCAACACAAGTGCAGGTGCAGGGCGAGTCCGCAAACCAGACTTCAGTGCGCGTCGAGCTGCAGGCCGATTGCTTCGCTGGTGTGTGGGGTCATACAGCGCGCGCCGATCTCGCGATCGACGAGGCCGATCTGCGCGAAGCACTGAACGCTGCACACGCGATCGGCGATGACGCGCTTGGCCATCAGAACGAAAGCCAGTTCACACACGGATCCAGCGCCCAGCGCATGGCGTGGTTCCGCCGTGGTTTCGACAGCGGCGATGCACGCCAATGCGACACCTTCAACGTTCCGGCGGGCCAATTGTAA